The sequence below is a genomic window from Salvelinus namaycush isolate Seneca chromosome 2, SaNama_1.0, whole genome shotgun sequence.
ACTTAATTTGAGAATCGATTTGATGTGTTATAACAACTACTTCTGATTTTGACAATTTGAAATGTACCAAACCTGTTGTACCAGTTTTACTGACCTATTTAATTATCCTCTTGAATATCATTCAGCATAAATCATGTAGAGTGAAAACACTGGACATGATTTACACTGCTGGTCTGAAACAAGCTAAAAGCAAATCAGCTTGTTCAGCAGTTAGTGTGAGAACAATGTATACCAACAACTCTCATTTCATGCTCTGTGTCTTGGCCTAGGTGTTGGTCTGTACCTGTATCTCTCCTCCTGTAGGCACTGGGTCATGTAGGAGTAGTCACTCTGCAGCTGACTCTTCATGTCCTCGATGGCATCCTCCATGTGGGCCTGGCTGGCCTTGATCTCCTGCAGGCCTTCCAGCAGAGTGTCCCAGGAgctgtggatgtggtggtggtggtggtggtgcccTTCCAGTCTGGGGCTCCCCAGGCCAGCCTGCCCATGCCCCGACATCCCACCTCCTCCCCCAGCCCAACCTGAGTGACTGCCTGGCGCTGAGCCAGAGGAGGCACTGGAGCACTCGTCGTCGCTACCGTACTTGGGGCTGGAGACCAGGGTGGCACTGCCACTCAGGGCTCTTTGAGCAGGCACGTCCTCCGAGTGCCCTCCCACCCCGTCCTCTATGAGGTGGGAGATGTTGTCTGCACTGCCAAATTTGTTGCGGATCAAGCTGGCGAACTCCCGTGGCTTAGACACCACAGCTCCTTTGACCCCTTCCACCCCTCCTTTGACCCCATCCACCATACCCCCGCCAAAGCCATGGAACCCTGCTCGTACATTGGCCCCCATGTCCTTCAGCCCCTGTTGCATGTCCCGCAGCACATCCTTAGGCTGACGAGCTGGACCATTCTATAAGGAGGGTAGGGAGGACGGGGGATGGAAGATGAGAGGGAGAAATGAAAAGAAAtggggcaggaggaagaggagggaaatAGATTGACAGGATGTGAAGGAGCAGTAGATATATGGATGGAGAAGTGATGAGGGATGGAAATAAAAGTGGAATGGTGGAGGTGAGATAACAGAGGATGGCGATCAGAGAACATAAACACATCAATAAGAGGTAACAGTCTGAACCGAATACTCAGATAATCTAGTTAGGAATAGGGTTGGGCAAGTatatgataatactgtataccaaGGTATTTTGAAGTACTGGTGATATGATTTACAATACCATGGAAACAGTCAATATTTGCACTTTTTAAATAAATACCTGCAATCaatgtgtgtagtggttgaaagaTAAAGCTAATCATTCTTATTTGTTTTTCTATTATACAAGTTTTTCTTTCGATAGTGAATAAGTGACATCTCATGTCTTGTTTTTTCAAACCCAGGTATTGAAATAGGTATTTTTGACTACCCGCTGTTACGGCACTACTTCCACAAAAATGATATGGGAATCAACATGGTAATGTAGGTACCGTCCAACCCTACTCAGAAAGTGACAACGTATCATCTCGTCAGAAAGCAGCAGTCAGggtaaaacacacactcacctgcTCTATCTCCTTCAGCTTCTTGTGGTAGTGATCTAGCTTCTTGTGCAGGTGGGCGATGGTCTGTGCAGACCTCTGGTTCTTCTTCTCAAACACCTGTTTGATGCGCGAGGCCTGCAGCTTGTCTGCGTTGTGGGCCAGCTTCAGGTACTCAGCTACGTTGTCATCTCGCGCCTCCTGTTCTATGCGAATCTGCTCAGTGATTTTCAGGATCTTCTGCTGCAGGTGCTCCAGAGCGAGCCGCGTTCGTTGCGGATCGACGACCCCTGAACCTTCAGCCCCCACCCCGGCCCCATCCAAGCTGATGTTACTGTCAGAGCCACCATGGCTGGCTGAGGGAGGCAGGCACAACGTTGTCACTTCGCTTTTATCCAGCTAAGCAGGGAAGGGGGGGGTAACAGAGTGCACAGACAGAAAGAAAGTGGTTGCCATGATTGATGTGaagtaaccactctcaaattcataaacagtgctatggatgcaaggactgaccatctagccatgaggctatacagtgtttgtttacatttacattgttttcaaacatttggagtaaaacaagttaatgtatattttgggttctgataggGAACGACAGTTGAACcaaactcatgaggcatttatatatTTTATCTTCAAgaaatcaatgggtatatatcattaatttataataccaaaaatggatgtagtaaCTAAGGACACTAGCTTTAATAAACAGATCTCATTCCCATCACGGTTTACTCAATAAAAGTGTTTTCACAGTgcatactgtacatgtaaacgcaaaatatatacactacatgaccaaaagtatgtggacacctgctcgtcgaacatctcattccaaaatcatgggcattaatatggagttggtccccctttgctgctataacagcctccactcttctgggaaggctttccacttgatgttggaacattgctgcagggacttgcttccattcaggcacacaagagcattagtgaggtcaggcactgatattgggcaattaggcctggctcaaaGTCGGTGTACCAAatcatctcaaaggtgttcgatggggttgtcaagtcaagttcttccacaccgatctcgacaaaccatttctgtatggacctcgctttgtgcacgggggcattgtcatgctgaaacaggaaagggccttccccaaactgttgccacaaagttggaagcacaaaatcgtctagaatgttattgtatgctgtagcgttaagatttcccttcattggaactaagtggcctagcccgaaacatgaaaaacagcccaagaccattattcctcctccaccaaactttagttggcactatgcattgggggtGAACTGCCAGACGGTgaggcgtgattcatcactccagtgaaCGAGTTTCCACtggtccagagtccaatggcgacgagctttacaccactccagccgagaCTTGGCATTGCGCGTGGTGAACTTATGCTTGTGcacggctgctcggccatggaaacccatttcatgaagctctcgacgaacagttattgtgctgacattgcttccagaggcagtttggaactcggtagtgagtgttacaggcgatttttacgcactatgcacttcagcggtcccgttctgtgtgcttgtgtggcctaccacttcgcagctgaaccgttgttgctcttagacatttccacttcacaataacagcacttacagttgaccggggcagctgtagcagggcagaaatttgtcaaactggcttgttggaaaggtggcatcctatgacagtgccacattgaaagtcactgagctcttcagtaaggccattctactgccaatgtttgtctatggagattgcatggctgtgtgctcgattgtatacacctgtcagcaatgggtgtggctgaaatagccgaatccactaattttaaggggcacatacttttgtatatatcgtGTATATTTTTAACACATGAATATCTTAACACATTGCcctgatgatggtgatgatgagggTTAGGCCTAAGCCAATGATGCATACCATGATTATTAGCTATTTTAGTTAATAAAACACAACAGTCGCCTGCTTTGTATAAAAATCTGCACTACCAATTCTATCCTTTTGAAACTTGTGTGATGTATGATTTAGTGGTGTGATGCTGCATGACATAAGCCTGGGAGGGTACTCCATCACTTCAACCCTGCAACGTGGCAGGCAGCTCAACAAACAATGGAGGTCTAATCTCCCTCAGTGATGAACCTCGTAACAAGATCTAACTGAAAGACATAACCATCTGTGGACTGTTTACATAGGATGAAAAAACATCTAGTTGTTTCTGATGGGGGATTTGTTGTGTTTAATTATTACCCCCTGTTGACTGGGCAGA
It includes:
- the LOC120020992 gene encoding transmembrane and coiled-coil domains protein 2-like, which produces MGFHGRAAVHKHKFTTRNAKSRLEWCKARRHWTLDQWKLVHWSDESRLTLDKSEVTTLCLPPSASHGGSDSNISLDGAGVGAEGSGVVDPQRTRLALEHLQQKILKITEQIRIEQEARDDNVAEYLKLAHNADKLQASRIKQVFEKKNQRSAQTIAHLHKKLDHYHKKLKEIEQNGPARQPKDVLRDMQQGLKDMGANVRAGFHGFGGGMVDGVKGGVEGVKGAVVSKPREFASLIRNKFGSADNISHLIEDGVGGHSEDVPAQRALSGSATLVSSPKYGSDDECSSASSGSAPGSHSGWAGGGGGMSGHGQAGLGSPRLEGHHHHHHHIHSSWDTLLEGLQEIKASQAHMEDAIEDMKSQLQSDYSYMTQCLQEERYRYERLEEQLNDLTELHQNEMTNLKQELASIEEKVAYQSYERARDIQEAVESCLTRITKLELQQQQQQVVQLEGVENANARALLGKLINIILALMAVVLVFVSTLANFITPLMKTRARVAATVMLALFLFILWKHWDFLELWLLPS